In Gossypium hirsutum isolate 1008001.06 chromosome D06, Gossypium_hirsutum_v2.1, whole genome shotgun sequence, one genomic interval encodes:
- the LOC107900467 gene encoding peptidyl-prolyl cis-trans isomerase FKBP20-1, whose product MDDVTDLTGDGGVIKKIVARAKVGALAPSEDLPMVDVHYEGTLAETGEVFDTTHEDNSVFSFELGKGTVIQAWDIALKTMKVGEVAKITCKPEYAYGAAGSPPDIPPNATLIFEVELLSCRPRKGSSLGSASAERARLEELKKQREIAASVKEEEKKKREEAKAAAAARIQAKLEAKKGQGKGKGKGK is encoded by the exons ATGGATGATGTAACTGATTTGACTGGTGATGGAGGTGTTATTAAGAAGATCGTAGCAAGAGCCAAAGTGGGTGCGCTCGCCCCTTCCGAGGATCTTCCGATGGTTGATG TTCATTATGAAGGTACCCTAGCTGAAACTGGTGAAGTTTTTGATACAACACATGAAGATAACTCTGTTTTCTCCTTTGAGCTTGGAAAGGGCACGGTTATTCAGGCTTGGGACATTGCTTTAAAAACTATGAAG GTTGGTGAAGTTGCGAAAATAACTTGCAAGCCAGAGTATGCCTATGGTGCTGCCGGATCTCCCCCCGATATCCCACCCAA TGCTACCCTTATCTTCGAGGTGGAGTTACTGTCCTGCAGGCCACGCAAAGGTTCCAGTCTCGGTAGTGCTTCGGCAGAGAGAGCTAGGCTAGA GGAGCTGAAGAAGCAGAGGGAAATTGCTGCTTCGGTGAAGgaggaagagaaaaagaagagagaagaaGCGAAAGCTGCTGCAGCTGCTCGTATTCAAGCCAAGTTGGAGGCCAAGAAAGGTCAAGGAAAAGGTAAAGGCAAAGGCAAATAG
- the LOC107900209 gene encoding aspartic proteinase PCS1 produces the protein MSSFHFLLHLTIFLLVFHQKFSFPSKQTTLFLPLKTTLGRPPLTFARNSKLSSAAATNKLGFHHNVTLTVSLSVGSPPQNVTMVLDTGSELSWLHCKKIPNLNSVFTPELSKSYIHIPCASPICKTRTRDLLVPASCEPNNKLCHVAVSYADASSIEGTLAYENFVIGSSVRPGFLFGCMDSGFSSNSDEDSKATGLMGMNRGSLSFVSQMGFPKFSYCISGFDSSGVLLLGDTRFSWLKTLNYTPLIQISDPLPYFDRVAYTVQLEGIKVGNKMLDLPRSAFLPDHTGAGQTMVDSGTQFTFLMGPVYTALRNEFLQQTREVLRVFEDPNFVFQEPMDLCYQVDESPGTIFSDLPRVSLMFQGAEMSVSGERLLYQVPEMNKGSDSVYCFTFGNSDLLGIEAFVIGHHHQQNVWMEFDLVKSRVGFAEIRCDIAGQQLEMGL, from the coding sequence ATGTCTTCTTTTCATTTTCTGCTTCATTTGACAATTTTCCTCCTTGTTTTCcatcaaaaattttcttttccttccaAACAAACAACACTTTTTTTACCTCTCAAAACAACCCTTGGTCGACCCCCACTTACCTTTGCCCGTAACTCTAAACTTTCCTCCGCCGCCGCCACCAACAAGCTTGGCTTCCACCATAACGTTACTTTAACAGTTTCTTTATCCGTCGGCTCGCCGCCACAAAATGTCACTATGGTCCTCGACACTGGGAGTGAACTCTCATGGCTTCACTGCAAAAAAATTCCCAACTTAAATTCCGTTTTTACCCCTGAACTTTCCAAGTCTTACATTCACATCCCTTGCGCTTCACCCATTTGTAAAACCCGTACCCGAGATTTACTCGTACCCGCTTCCTGCGAACCGAATAATAAGCTGTGCCACGTGGCTGTCTCTTATGCCGACGCTTCCTCAATTGAGGGAACTCTCGCGTATGAGAATTTTGTAATCGGGTCCTCCGTCCGACCCGGGTTTTTATTCGGGTGTATGGACTCAGGTTTTAGCTCGAATTCAGATGAAGATTCGAAAGCAACCGGGTTAATGGGCATGAACCGTGGGTCCTTATCATTCGTGAGTCAAATGGGTTTTCCCAAATTCTCGTACTGTATATCGGGTTTTGACTCGTCTGGTGTTTTACTTCTCGGCGATACGAGATTCTCGTGGCTTAAAACGTTAAATTATACTCCTTTAATTCAAATATCCGATCCATTGCCATATTTTGATCGGGTTGCATATACGGTGCAATTAGAAGGTATTAAAGTTGGGAACAAAATGTTGGACCTACCAAGATCCGCTTTTTTACCGGATCACACGGGTGCGGGTCAAACAATGGTTGATTCGGGCACCCAATTTACTTTCTTAATGGGTCCGGTTTATACCGCGTTAAGAAACGAGTTTTTGCAACAAACAAGAGAGGTTTTACGAGTTTTTGAGGATCCGAACTTTGTTTTCCAAGAACCAATGGACTTATGTTACCAAGTTGACGAGTCACCCGGTACGATTTTTTCGGATTTACCACGAGTTAGTTTGATGTTTCAAGGAGCCGAGATGAGCGTATCGGGCGAGAGGCTATTATATCAAGTACCCGAGATGAATAAGGGGAGTGATTCAGTATATTGCTTCACATTTGGGAACTCTGATCTATTAGGTATTGAAGCGTTCGTGATTGGCCATCATCATCAACAAAATGTGTGGATGGAATTTGATTTGGTGAAATCAAGGGTTGGATTTGCAGAGATCAGGTGTGATATTGCCGGTCAACAACTAGAGATGGGCCTTTAA